From Candidatus Thermoplasmatota archaeon, one genomic window encodes:
- the uppS gene encoding polyprenyl diphosphate synthase, producing the protein MNLMKQLSDSFSKVYERKLTEEILANPLPNHIAIIMDGNRRFAEKLGLKPIEGHVMGRDKLEEVLDWCLELGIKIVTVYALSTENIMRTAEELKALLELFTESFRKAGDDERVHRNKVRIKAIGRVDILPREVQESIKYAEDRTKEHENYYLNIAIAYGGREEIVQAVRGIANDVKVGKLDESSINEELISSYLYTKDLPDPDLILRTSGEERISNFLLWQLAYSELYFADVYWPELRKIDFLRAIRAYQHRQRRFGE; encoded by the coding sequence ATTAACTTGATGAAGCAACTGTCAGATAGTTTCTCTAAAGTTTACGAGAGGAAGCTTACTGAAGAGATCTTAGCAAATCCTCTTCCTAATCATATAGCTATTATAATGGACGGAAATAGAAGATTTGCAGAAAAGCTAGGCTTGAAGCCTATTGAAGGACATGTCATGGGCAGGGATAAACTAGAAGAAGTGCTTGACTGGTGTTTAGAGCTAGGTATAAAGATAGTTACTGTTTATGCGCTTTCTACGGAGAATATTATGAGAACTGCTGAGGAGTTAAAAGCGCTCTTGGAACTTTTCACAGAAAGTTTCAGAAAGGCTGGCGATGATGAAAGAGTACACAGAAACAAAGTAAGAATAAAAGCTATTGGCAGAGTAGATATTTTGCCTAGAGAAGTTCAAGAATCGATAAAATATGCAGAAGATAGGACAAAAGAGCACGAGAATTACTATCTTAACATAGCAATAGCTTACGGGGGCAGGGAGGAAATAGTGCAGGCTGTGAGAGGAATTGCAAATGATGTGAAGGTTGGTAAATTAGATGAAAGCAGTATAAACGAGGAGCTAATATCTTCTTATCTCTATACTAAAGATTTGCCTGATCCTGATTTGATTTTAAGGACTTCTGGTGAGGAAAGAATCTCTAATTTCCTGCTCTGGCAGCTTGCTTATTCAGAACTATATTTTGCAGATGTTTATTGGCCTGAACTTAGAAAGATAGATTTTCTTAGAGCAATAAGAGCTTATCAGCATCGTCAGCGCAGGTTTGGAGAGTAA
- a CDS encoding right-handed parallel beta-helix repeat-containing protein, which translates to MSAKGVWVAYLALGLLVAGLVVSAQQNIWNQNEKNIVKASGDEIIDSAITWFNLTKIMDGNLTITSTGKLTLRNVTLIMNCTINGQYYIEVQSGGEMYILNNSNITSAREFHYLFWVRNNSTFEMRDSEFHGCGYANWTEPSHRGLFIQANNTVIANNLISNNYYGIFLYQSSDGLILDNNISSNQDGIELYYSTNNLISNNQISSSISVGIYLDISSTHNILLNNTIKGDGISGDYGIVVSQSNNNTISNNKVSSEDYGIYLDSSGNITIVNCSVLNSETGISLEDYSHNNRLISNEIRNNKYDGIRLDNSDNNTLIGNLLYNNSYDDAYGGIRLSHSDNNLIFNCSMINNFYNGIIISHSSSNIVDSCNISGNEHNGTRVEFSKNNAIVNSTISGNYSNLSYRDIYLWGDSILSLVNTTFNSSSVFIISPLAILNVSWYLNVKVIDTDAKPIHYANVAVRDNHSKLVGNFATDKGGWAKYIPCMAYSENITGRDYSMNNHSIVVGNNTQSHNMSENQEIVMPVSYFSIASPVPTALSYENYLIVQENNLTITENGTLTLSNITLKMNCSYNGSLAIEVLSGGEMYILNNSNITSTNSNNHYLFWVRNDSKFEMRDSELSECGYDYPYDSAGLWVNTDNAIIENSTLSWNYKGIILDCSNWSTISNTTISYNNNDGVDIISAMNSSIANCTINNNCRGIVLDYSINNIVIDCTIYNVFGGFHLEYSSYNIITNCTIYDSDIGIYLGLSSVNIITNCVIYNGSQGIQFSFSLNNIVENCAIYNSSGWGIYMSSSSDYNNIIKCTIYNNSYNGIKIVYSSNNTITNCTIYNNSPYGIHIYWTYLTIYPCPNNTKIINCAIYNNSWAGIKIDSSLNTDIINCVIYNSSSGISLYNSSNNVMTNSSIYNNFYDLYLSEHSMLHCLNTTFDKSKVQFPFGDYNSTLNVSWYLHINVLWNNSVPAEEANVSVRDFNCTFDMINRITDLFGWVKDIVVQEYTQNQTNTTYFIPYNVNASQGAFWNSTSIPITNTLELILYLNQPFPHNAPEISDISPDLKYTITEGVRVEFKFNIFHQNNLTLTYYWYFSDVEVKNNTLENTNITQELNWSKYFDYLSGSEIGTEYKIKIKISDSNATVSRTWKVIVINIDAPPEITSYEPKWYTMSITEEQIITFTVVVFEADCDAISYWWYVYYENVTEWVKTYGGVNATGTQSFGPFDAAGNYTVLVNVSSYNATLNESLTVTHNWLLRVWNVTELSQQLANLQQQINTMNDTITNLNSNLTQSNATISSLQDQLDTLNGTVSNLSAQISDLNTQLCDAMRRRNESIAAEDEAKRIAAEALKAMHEAQYRLAAGVIGGVLAGIFAGAFVLALSTRRKKK; encoded by the coding sequence ATGAGCGCAAAAGGAGTTTGGGTCGCATATTTGGCTTTGGGACTGCTCGTTGCTGGATTGGTAGTAAGTGCGCAGCAAAATATCTGGAATCAGAATGAGAAGAATATTGTGAAGGCAAGCGGAGACGAAATAATAGATAGTGCGATAACATGGTTTAATTTAACTAAGATTATGGATGGCAATCTCACAATAACTTCAACTGGTAAACTCACGCTCAGAAATGTTACCCTGATAATGAACTGCACAATAAACGGTCAATATTATATTGAAGTACAGAGCGGCGGAGAAATGTACATTTTGAACAATTCTAACATAACTTCTGCGAGAGAGTTTCATTATCTTTTCTGGGTGCGCAATAATAGCACATTTGAAATGAGGGATAGTGAGTTCCACGGGTGCGGGTACGCTAACTGGACAGAGCCAAGTCATAGAGGACTATTCATTCAAGCGAATAATACAGTGATAGCAAATAATCTGATTTCAAATAACTATTATGGGATATTCCTTTATCAATCTTCGGATGGACTAATTCTCGATAATAACATAAGTTCGAACCAAGATGGTATAGAACTTTACTACTCCACTAACAACCTAATATCTAACAATCAAATAAGTTCGAGTATCTCTGTGGGCATCTATCTAGATATTAGTTCTACGCACAATATTTTATTGAACAATACTATTAAAGGCGATGGAATTTCAGGTGATTATGGTATCGTCGTCTCTCAATCAAATAATAATACAATTTCAAACAATAAAGTAAGCTCAGAAGATTATGGTATCTATCTCGATAGCTCAGGCAATATTACCATCGTAAACTGTAGTGTATTAAACAGCGAAACGGGTATATCGCTCGAGGACTACTCTCACAATAATCGATTAATCAGTAACGAAATACGCAATAACAAATACGATGGCATCAGGCTAGATAATTCTGACAACAACACATTAATTGGAAATCTATTATACAACAATTCTTATGATGATGCTTACGGCGGGATTCGTCTCTCCCACAGTGATAATAATTTGATATTTAATTGCTCCATGATCAATAACTTTTATAATGGGATTATAATTAGTCACTCGAGCAGCAATATCGTTGATAGCTGCAATATTTCTGGTAATGAACATAACGGGACAAGAGTTGAGTTTTCTAAAAACAATGCAATTGTAAATTCAACTATCTCTGGCAATTATTCTAATCTGAGCTATCGCGATATTTACTTGTGGGGCGACTCAATACTGAGCCTTGTGAATACTACATTTAACAGTTCGAGCGTGTTCATCATCTCGCCTCTCGCTATACTCAATGTTTCTTGGTATTTGAACGTTAAAGTTATAGACACTGATGCAAAGCCAATCCATTATGCTAACGTTGCTGTTAGAGATAATCATAGCAAATTAGTAGGAAATTTTGCAACTGATAAAGGAGGCTGGGCGAAATATATTCCTTGCATGGCATATAGTGAGAACATTACCGGCAGAGATTACTCAATGAACAATCACAGTATAGTCGTTGGTAATAACACTCAGAGCCATAATATGTCAGAAAACCAAGAGATAGTCATGCCTGTAAGCTATTTCTCTATAGCAAGTCCTGTCCCAACTGCTCTGAGCTACGAAAACTATCTAATTGTGCAAGAAAATAATCTGACAATCACTGAAAACGGAACTCTAACCTTGAGCAATATAACTCTAAAAATGAACTGTAGCTATAACGGCTCACTTGCTATTGAAGTTTTGAGCGGTGGTGAAATGTATATTCTCAACAACTCAAACATCACCTCAACAAATTCAAACAATCATTATCTTTTCTGGGTGCGCAATGATAGCAAATTTGAGATGAGGGATTCTGAGTTGAGTGAGTGCGGATACGACTACCCTTATGACTCTGCGGGGCTTTGGGTAAATACAGATAATGCTATCATAGAAAACTCCACTCTTTCATGGAATTATAAAGGAATAATCTTAGACTGCTCCAATTGGAGTACCATTTCAAACACTACTATTTCATATAACAACAATGACGGGGTTGACATTATCTCCGCTATGAATAGCAGTATAGCAAACTGCACAATAAATAACAATTGTCGTGGCATCGTTTTGGACTATTCTATAAACAACATCGTAATAGACTGTACAATTTACAATGTTTTTGGTGGTTTTCATCTTGAATATTCTTCATATAATATAATCACGAACTGTACAATCTACGACTCTGACATCGGCATCTATCTTGGACTTTCTTCGGTGAACATCATAACAAACTGTGTAATTTACAATGGCTCTCAGGGCATCCAATTTTCTTTTTCTTTAAATAATATTGTAGAAAATTGCGCAATCTACAACAGCTCCGGGTGGGGCATCTATATGTCCTCCTCGTCGGATTACAACAATATAATAAAATGCACGATTTATAATAACAGCTACAATGGTATAAAAATTGTTTACTCCTCAAACAACACCATAACAAATTGTACGATCTATAATAACTCCCCCTACGGCATCCATATTTACTGGACATATTTAACCATTTATCCGTGCCCAAATAATACCAAAATCATAAACTGCGCCATTTATAACAACTCATGGGCTGGCATTAAAATAGATTCTTCTCTAAACACCGATATAATAAACTGCGTAATTTATAACAGTTCTTCTGGCATCTCTCTCTACAATTCTTCAAATAACGTTATGACAAACTCTAGTATCTATAACAATTTTTACGATTTATATTTATCTGAGCATTCCATGCTTCACTGTCTCAATACTACGTTCGATAAATCTAAAGTTCAGTTTCCCTTTGGCGACTACAACTCCACTCTCAACGTCTCTTGGTATCTGCACATTAACGTTCTCTGGAACAACAGCGTTCCTGCAGAAGAGGCGAACGTTAGCGTTCGAGATTTTAATTGTACATTTGATATGATAAATAGAATAACTGATCTATTTGGCTGGGTGAAAGACATAGTTGTTCAGGAATACACTCAAAATCAGACAAATACTACATACTTTATTCCTTATAATGTAAATGCTTCTCAAGGCGCTTTCTGGAATTCAACTTCTATACCAATAACTAATACTCTAGAGCTTATACTTTACCTTAATCAACCGTTTCCGCATAACGCGCCTGAAATCTCGGATATATCACCGGATCTAAAATATACAATAACAGAAGGCGTTAGAGTTGAGTTTAAATTCAACATCTTTCATCAAAATAATTTAACTCTAACTTACTATTGGTATTTTAGTGACGTAGAAGTGAAAAACAACACTCTAGAAAACACTAATATCACGCAAGAACTCAACTGGAGCAAATATTTTGACTATCTTTCTGGCAGCGAAATCGGTACTGAATATAAAATCAAAATTAAAATTTCAGACAGCAATGCAACTGTATCTAGGACTTGGAAAGTAATAGTGATAAATATCGATGCTCCACCTGAAATTACATCTTACGAGCCGAAATGGTATACTATGAGCATAACTGAAGAGCAAATAATAACTTTTACTGTCGTGGTTTTCGAAGCAGACTGCGATGCTATAAGCTATTGGTGGTATGTTTATTACGAAAATGTAACTGAGTGGGTTAAAACATATGGCGGAGTTAATGCTACAGGCACGCAATCGTTCGGACCTTTTGATGCAGCTGGGAATTATACTGTGTTGGTAAATGTTTCTAGTTACAATGCAACTCTTAATGAGAGTTTAACTGTCACACATAATTGGCTTTTGAGGGTTTGGAATGTAACTGAGTTAAGCCAGCAGCTCGCTAACTTACAGCAGCAAATAAATACGATGAACGATACGATAACAAATTTAAATTCAAACCTTACTCAATCAAACGCTACTATTAGCTCTTTACAAGACCAGCTTGACACACTAAACGGTACTGTTAGTAATCTAAGCGCTCAAATATCTGACTTAAATACACAGTTGTGTGACGCGATGAGAAGGAGAAATGAATCAATAGCTGCGGAGGACGAGGCTAAGCGTATAGCAGCTGAAGCGCTAAAAGCCATGCATGAAGCTCAGTATAGACTTGCAGCTGGCGTTATCGGTGGCGTACTAGCAGGTATTTTTGCAGGCGCTTTCGTTTTAGCGCTATCGACGAGGCGCAAGAAGAAATGA
- a CDS encoding MBL fold metallo-hydrolase — MKFQFLGGAEEVGKLGLIVELDATKLLLDYGFTPGKPPKYPLEAPNVDLALLSHCHVDHSGMLPWLCSKYNTPVLSTSLTAWLTQVLALDSLKVARLEGYASPYQKPDIRKMMRNFSFVKYNDVLDLAGLEIKFHSSGHIPGSVMFELRGEKISLFTSDLNTINTQLVWGAHPVKCDYLFIEGTYAGREHVDRREIERKFLAKVEEVVNRGGKAIVPVFAVGRAQELMLVLENTRYDKWLDGMGKKINELFLDEPRYLRNPKGLQKVMTKTKVVRSDVTRRRAIKEADVIITTSGMLDGGPVLEYIKNLNQPRNAILLTGYQVKGSNGRRLLGERKLDFQGVLQKIDCEVEYFDFSAHCGHKELVSFVKGCEPEKVIIYHSDNREKLAEALSEYEVHLPKNGEFVELR; from the coding sequence ATGAAATTCCAATTTCTTGGCGGCGCTGAGGAGGTAGGCAAGCTAGGCCTGATAGTAGAGCTCGATGCCACTAAATTGTTGCTCGATTATGGCTTCACACCAGGCAAACCACCTAAATACCCTTTAGAAGCTCCAAACGTTGATTTAGCGCTACTCAGCCATTGTCATGTAGACCATTCTGGAATGCTCCCCTGGCTATGCTCAAAATACAATACCCCAGTTCTCAGCACCTCGCTAACAGCATGGCTGACCCAGGTGCTTGCTTTAGATAGTTTAAAAGTAGCTAGACTTGAAGGCTATGCCTCGCCTTACCAAAAACCTGATATACGCAAAATGATGAGAAACTTTAGTTTTGTTAAATATAATGATGTGCTTGATCTAGCGGGCTTAGAAATAAAATTCCATTCCAGTGGTCACATACCTGGCTCTGTGATGTTCGAGCTCAGAGGTGAAAAAATTTCTCTTTTTACAAGCGATTTAAATACAATCAACACCCAGCTTGTATGGGGCGCGCACCCTGTAAAATGCGATTATCTGTTTATAGAAGGCACTTACGCAGGTAGAGAGCATGTAGATCGAAGAGAGATAGAGCGAAAATTTCTAGCGAAGGTGGAGGAGGTCGTTAATCGCGGCGGCAAGGCAATAGTGCCTGTGTTTGCTGTCGGAAGAGCTCAAGAGCTCATGCTTGTGCTTGAAAATACTAGGTACGATAAATGGCTTGATGGTATGGGAAAGAAAATAAACGAGTTATTTCTTGATGAGCCTAGATATTTACGCAACCCAAAAGGCTTGCAAAAAGTAATGACGAAAACAAAGGTCGTTCGTTCAGATGTGACAAGGAGGAGGGCGATAAAAGAAGCCGATGTGATAATTACCACTAGTGGCATGCTTGACGGCGGCCCTGTGCTTGAATACATTAAAAATCTCAACCAGCCTAGAAATGCAATTTTACTTACTGGTTATCAGGTAAAAGGCTCAAATGGAAGAAGACTCTTAGGTGAAAGAAAATTAGATTTTCAAGGCGTGCTACAAAAAATTGATTGCGAAGTTGAATATTTTGACTTCTCAGCCCACTGCGGCCATAAAGAGCTAGTGAGCTTTGTTAAAGGCTGCGAGCCTGAAAAAGTCATAATTTATCATTCTGATAATAGAGAGAAACTTGCAGAAGCGCTAAGCGAATACGAGGTTCACTTGCCTAAAAACGGCGAGTTCGTAGAACTACGATAG